A single region of the Pontibacter kalidii genome encodes:
- a CDS encoding sugar MFS transporter has protein sequence MANTSTKSQLPTPELGQQGSTGAMIIIGALFFIFGFVTWLNSLLIPYLEIACELTKFQSFFVTFAFYIAYLVMTPISPRVLSMFGFKNGMSVALVVMAVGALLFIPAAMTRIYLLFLIGLFLLGCGLAILQTASNPYITIVGPAESAAKRISIMGICNKVAGAVAPIILGLFLSLEGADALRAEVAGMEAGARAAALDEMALEVIPPYIGIIIVLLALSIWIYRSSLPEIDTDEEDEAVAAATTGKKSVFEFPHVMLGVLTLFLYVGVEVMAGDSIISYGAEQGIPLTTAKFFTSGTMAAMVVGYLIGIVTIPKYIKQEDALKFCAILGVIFTIGAIMTSGYVSVAFIALLGLANSLMWPAIWPLALAGIGRFTKAASSLLVMGIAGGAIVPLAYGALADSWNAQDAYWVMVPCYLFILFYAIKGHKIGKKV, from the coding sequence ATGGCAAACACCTCTACCAAATCCCAGCTGCCTACGCCGGAGCTGGGTCAGCAAGGCAGCACCGGCGCCATGATCATCATCGGCGCGCTGTTCTTCATCTTCGGCTTCGTCACCTGGCTCAACTCCCTTTTGATCCCTTACCTGGAGATCGCCTGCGAGCTCACCAAGTTCCAGTCCTTCTTCGTTACCTTCGCCTTCTACATCGCCTACCTGGTGATGACCCCGATCTCGCCACGCGTCCTGAGCATGTTTGGCTTCAAGAACGGCATGTCGGTGGCCCTGGTAGTGATGGCCGTGGGAGCGCTGCTCTTCATTCCGGCCGCCATGACGCGCATTTACCTGCTGTTCCTGATAGGCCTGTTCCTGCTTGGCTGCGGTCTGGCGATTCTGCAAACAGCCTCTAACCCTTACATCACCATCGTTGGCCCTGCTGAGAGCGCTGCCAAGCGTATCAGCATCATGGGTATCTGCAACAAGGTGGCCGGCGCCGTGGCCCCGATCATACTGGGCCTTTTCCTGAGCCTGGAGGGGGCTGATGCGCTACGCGCCGAAGTGGCGGGCATGGAAGCCGGCGCTCGCGCCGCTGCCCTGGACGAGATGGCCCTGGAGGTGATTCCACCTTATATCGGTATCATCATCGTGCTACTGGCCCTGAGCATCTGGATCTACCGCTCTTCCCTGCCTGAGATCGACACAGACGAGGAGGACGAGGCCGTAGCCGCCGCCACAACCGGCAAAAAGAGCGTGTTCGAGTTCCCGCACGTGATGCTGGGTGTGCTAACGCTTTTCCTTTACGTAGGCGTAGAGGTGATGGCCGGCGACTCGATCATCAGCTACGGCGCGGAGCAGGGCATTCCGCTTACCACGGCTAAGTTCTTTACCAGTGGTACGATGGCTGCCATGGTGGTGGGTTACCTGATCGGTATCGTTACCATCCCTAAGTACATTAAGCAGGAAGATGCGCTGAAGTTCTGCGCCATCCTGGGCGTGATCTTCACCATAGGTGCTATCATGACGTCGGGCTACGTATCCGTGGCTTTCATCGCGCTGCTGGGCCTGGCTAACTCCCTGATGTGGCCGGCTATCTGGCCACTGGCGCTGGCAGGCATAGGTCGTTTCACGAAGGCGGCTTCCTCCCTGCTGGTGATGGGTATTGCGGGTGGTGCCATTGTGCCACTAGCCTACGGCGCCCTGGCCGACTCCTGGAACGCGCAGGACGCCTATTGGGTGATGGTGCCTTGCTACCTGTTCATCCTCTTCTATGCCATCAAAGGGCATAAAATCGGCAAAAAGGTATAA